A segment of the Solea solea chromosome 14, fSolSol10.1, whole genome shotgun sequence genome:
GTTGCTCACATCATTGTCTGTAAaactaagaaaataaataattaatgttTTGTCTTCAATTATCTGCTAATATTGTCAAAACCTGAAGATGACTGAAGAAATCACCGACAAAAGAAGGAAGTGCCCACGGCTTAAAACGAAAATGCAATGTTGTTACATCAAGGCAAGCGGCACAACCTTCTAGTTCAAGTTCTAAATAATATTGAAGTTcatataaaaagtgacagtCCTTGTCTGTACAGATACATTTTCTTACAGAGCATTTGAGACGccgtttctgtctctgtgctgAAGCAAATCGCAAAAGGTATTGAAAACTATTTTGTAGTCGCAATTATTGGACttgaattataagtagaatgtttttttatgtaggGAGCTGGCACCTCTGAAAAGCTCCGTGGCCACTTCCAGTTGGGAGATAAAGACAGCAGCAAATGAGAAAAAAGCTGAAAATTTAGGCATCAAATGTTTGTTGACCTTTCAAATAACCTGCTTTCTGTCTCACTGTTTCAGTTCCGCAACCTCATATGCATGTTTTTAGCATACATGGTTCCTTGAATCGATGGAAATACATAGTAGAAACTATAATCTTTGAGTGTATCTTAAACGTTATAGAAAAAAAGAGCATTACTTACCACCAAGAGTTTGCTACGCTCCAGCTTTATCTGTAATAAACAGAAAGAGGTTGATGTAAGgagtaaatataaaaaacacagtTAATGATCCACTAATTTATGTCTGACAGATGTCAAGAATCACATCTtcacaccattttttttatggaaaatgtttcttttttttatcttttggattaaaaaaaaaaaaatatatatatatttattttaagtgtctaaaatggaacaaaaaaatggaaaaaaaacaaaaacaatttcttACACCACAGCTAGCTAACTTTAAAGGCTTACAAAACTATAAGGAAACCTGAATAGAGTATTCATTAATGAAAATATCTCTTTTTTACCCTTTTCTTAAGTCTTAGCTCCAGTTCATTTGCTCTTTTGCGATTCTGCTGATGTTGCAGTAACAGTTTTTGAGAAGGTGGTGGTGCTGTGGATCGAGATTGAGGGTGGTTCCGTCCCCCTCGTCTTGCTGCTTCACCCACTCCAATGCCTTCCCGGTGCGCAAGCTTGGATGGTGGCATAGAGGATGATGCCTCTGACTCTCCACTTTCCTCTCCACTTTCACTAGAAGACTGGCGTGAGAATAAAGAGAAGAGACGGTAGATGtgagtgaagaaaaaaagggtgACATTATTAGTATCAACATCTAGTGGAGATCACAAATTAAGGAAATGTATAGGATAGCAAGAAGCATCTGACAccaaaaaaggagagagaaaaaataggCAACTCATAATATGTTAAACAGATACAGTATTTTTGGTTACCTCTGATCCTGAACCTTTGCCTTGATAACATTTGGGACATTCCCAACAGCTGGGCAAATCCTTATTGATCTTTCCTTCACCAGGTTCCTGAAAGACAGAATAGCTGAGAGTCTGAAACATCCAGTACTAAAGTACCACTACATTAAAATATAGCTTGTAGGCAGCAAACCACACCAGTTAGTAACCTTCACTGTGTCTAAAGGAGATTACCTTAATGCACCGACGATGGGCAATCTGTGAGCAGACAGAACACtccatgagtgagtgagtgcttggATCCGATTCATCTGATTCACCTTCTCTACATATGGCACATCGAGCTGTGTTTGGCAATGCAGGCtggaggaataaataaatgttgtttataCTTGGAACAAAATCTGATACTGATAAttctaaaaacaacagtttacacAAGCATAAGTCAATAGTAAGTATAATAAAGATGCCTATGGTTACAATAGAGATCCAAAGCTATGAAAGATACATTGTGTTGGATATTAATTATTCAATTACCTTATGTACcttattatatttatacatacatgtgtgtatatatatatatatatatatatacatatatatacacgtgtgtgtgtgtgtgtatatatatatatatatatatatatacacacacatatacatatacacatacacatatatatatatatatatatatatatatatatatataaataaataaataaatacacacacacacacacatacatatacacacatatatatattattacagTTACCATCACAATACTTTTCCATCATACATGCATAGATGGGCAGTGTTGTTTGGTCCCATACATAAAAAGACGTGGGACGTTTCAACTCACTGCTAGACACTGCCTCGTAATGCAGCCTTTCTTCATGCGTCCAGGGCCACCAAATTTCCTCATGTCATGACAGAACTGGCAGTTGCCACACTCCTTCCTGCAACACCCAGCACAGCGCTTACATCTCACCCGTCGTCGTCTCAGGGCAGAAATGTTGGAGCGTTTGTTTGGTCTCTGGCCCAGTTGCCTATGGAGGGTAGGGCCCAAGCGAGGACGGCAAAGAATAGGTTGAGGGGGAATTGGGGGCTGGTACCATGACGgctgtaaaaatgacaaacaaaattAGGTTAAAATTTTGTCTTGCAAATACACAGAAGGTAAGGGCTTATTCTGATGAAGTGGACTCCAACAGTTTATGTACCTTTGTACTAAGTAACATAGTATAAATACAAAAGCCCAATTATTTGTGCAGCACATCAGCTTCATGCTCGGTGATGGAACTATATTTAACTGCATTGTCccaattaaacaaataaaaaaatatatataaaaagtgcaaaatacacattttttcttATTAACACTGACAGGCTGTTAATTACACAGTTAGAAAAGAAGGTCAAAAACTGGAGTTCTAATTCTAAATATAGCTAGTGACAAGTACCTCAATAGTGTTTTTACTCACCCTTTCTGGCCACTTGACAATGGGCTCTCCGGTGTAGGACAGCTTGGCGTTATCATTGGCATGCTCCTTCAGAACAGCCTGGACAGATGGAGaagatacattttattttacaaaacaaatatttattgatattatttGGACGTCTGGCATGACATGGCACCATTGACACTGTAGTAGAAAACTGTTACATCTATACTTCAGTAATAGCTTTGAATTTCAAGCCTATTTTCAAGGTTTCTTTAACTTTGAAAATTAACCAAACTTTAAAATTAGGCACATAATCATGCTAAACACATGCTGTATTGACAAAATACTGACACACACTATGTTTGGATTTAATAAAGGGAAGGTGaaaaaattgcaaaataaagtgaaaaatgaAATTAGGTGGCACTCACCCTCATGTCCTCGAGCAGGGCTGCGGCATTCCTGATGCCTACAGGTACACACTTTTTGTGGGCTGgcagctcctccagcttccCCAAGAGATTCCCCAGTCCCTCCATCTCAAAGGGAGTCAGCAAATGCTGAGGTTTGGTAACTGGATATACTTCGTTTTCTTCTTTAACTTCTTCCTTAACTGCTGGTTTTTCAGTGTCAATCTCATCTTCATTGACAGTGCCATTCCCAGGATGATTATTGTCATGAGGTGGGGTCAGGCCTGAAGAGAAAATGTGCACGTCAGTTGAAGTTCATATCAGAGctggattaaaataaaatgaattattatccTGTGATAACCCATCCTCACCTGTGCCAAGGGAGTATTTTTGGAACTCAGGTGTGAGGTGGGAGATGTTGGTCAGGCAGTACAAGTATCTCTCCAGGACATACCAGCACATCTCATAGTAGAAAGGGTAGCGGAACTTTGCTGGCACCTAGAGGAAGAGAACAGttacaatatttaaataaatattttatatacagcATACTTGTCAAATATTAccacaaaaaaatataacatatCATTTATCAGCAAAAAGTGCACAAAAGCAGTTCCTCTTCATTACAATATTATGTATCAATTGTTTTGTGTGCAAAAAGTGTGCAAAAGCTCTAGTCACTGATATTGGTAGTATCAACAAATATCATGAGTTCATGTTTGGGAGCAAAACAAATGGTGCGTGCTTGGCTTCATGACAGCATTTTAAGATGGGAAactgaagagtgtgtgtgtgtactttgtaaATAGCTCATTTAACGCCATAAACCAAATTATcaatttcacatcacagcacacggaCTGTTATTCACTGCTACTTACttctgtgactttggtgtttgaaattctttatgattttctctatggacctcAGTATGGGAGAGTGAGCCTTTTACAAACTAGTTTCCTGTCTAACAGTTTGTTAAAATGGTGGCTTTTAGTGGCTAAAATCGTTTTCTCTTTTCATCCCTCAGGCAGCCATATTTTCAATTAGAGTGAGCCTCTGTGTTTCAGAGTGGTTTTCCAATTCAGGatctattattttaatattgcatTGTTGTGAAATCTCTTGATGGTGAATAATTTCACATAGTAACAATATCTGAAGCAATAAGCAGCGTGTATATCAAGAGGGTATTTAAATATCAacagtattaaaataaaaagtgaaagtgaGGGCTGCTCACCCGTGTGCGATCCTCAATGCTGTAGATGTTAAGTTGCATGGGAATGTTAAAACTGTGGAGGAAATTCCCACCGAACACCAGTGTGTCTTGTGGGGTGTACACAGCATGGATCCACCCTAGAAAAAGATACAGGATGTTGGAGACCGTGGTCAATGTGCATGCGTATGGGAGCACAACATATCAGTCTTTGTTCTGCTATGTTGCTCAATGCAGAAACAGACCTGATGGGATTATGAAGGTGTTGCCTTGGTGGAGTAGTATCCTTTGACAGTCATGACACTTGTCCCCCAAGAAGATGTCTCCCTGCTTTCCTGATAAAACCCAGTTCTCGTACATCTCCAGATTCTGTGGTGAGGGTGGAATCAACCAGAACACCTGTAGGACCCATACGTAAACTGTTAGGTATGAAATCACCTtactaaatacatttaaaaaatggcCATGAAACTAATGTGCATTTATGGGGAACAGGGCTAAGATGGAGTTTGCCCACAATCATGACCACTTCATAACACATAAAACATATCCATGACACCATCACTGACCTTTTCTCCTCGTAGGATGTGATACCACACTGAAGTGCCTCCAAAGTCAATGTGGAAATCTGTGAAGCAGCCCTGCACACTCATAAGACAGTACCTAATTGGggagatgaaagagagaaaatacagtggcagtttatgttatgttatgctATGTTATACTATACATTGTGATATCTCTGGTTTACTCACTTTTGTACTTTAGGATAATGCATATCTATGATGGCGTTGGTggagtctctctgtctctctttgagATGGCGTGGCCACATGTTGTCTACCCAATCAATAAGGTCCACCTGGATGCAGaaaatggtttaaaaacaaCTATTAACACCCACACCAAGATTGATTCCGACAGgaatttttatatgtatataaaatgttaCTACCCTAGGACCATACCATCGCTCTAAAACTATCAAAGTAGCATGCACAGTaggaaaactgtaaaatatattTTCCTAGTTCATTAGTAAGAATTTAAAAAGGCCTCATGAGCACATCTGGGTAGCTATACAACTGTGACATTGGTCCTGTTGATTTCTGGCATTAACATGCAACTCAGAATATGTAAGTAGCTCATCAAATCACACCAGGCATTAGAATCTTCAACTGCATCAGGTAACTATTTGCAATTAGATTTCACTTCCCTATTCTACATACAAATTAAAACATACATagtttctgtttgttgttgggttttgtttttgcattttaaatcactGGGGAGCAGACTTTCAGTTCTCAgtctgacaaaaaaaggaagatgtCACAATAACGCTGGTCTTCCTTGGCATGTTCCAGACTGTATACATATCTGCAGGCATTTCAAAATGCTCAGCCCAGGACACACTGACATACAGGTATTCCTTTAGGAATGTGGCCCAGACCATCTCCAGATGTGATTCAAGTAGGTCCCCCTTTAAGATGCGTGTTAAAAGCTATTATGTGCATCCTCACCGAAGCTGGTCGTTTGACAAGATTCTCCAGTCTGGTGTGGCTGAACTCAAGACTGATGACATTGTACAACTTTTCTCTTTCTGACGGTGGTGTCTCGTAATAACGTCGCCACTGAGCCATTGACATCTCGATTCCCTTCTGAGTGTTCACGTCCATCACGTCGACGATTCGTCGACTACCTGTAGGACAATTAGAAGAGATTCAGTGCGTTGGAGATTGTCATTGCATCAAAATCTACTTTACTGTCctacattttacaaaatactTGAGTGGAATGCTAACTATATTTGGTTAAAATATCCAACAAAGCCCaaatgtgaaaagtgaaaactCCCAATATGACATTATAATACAATTAAGATGTATGCATATCTACATAATGCCACTAATGTGATAAATATGTCATATATTAACTCAAGTGCTAATTCAGAATATGGCCTTATTTTGGAACACTTTATTAACAAATTCATAATGCAATATGTTTGCCCACAGTATATTCATTCATAAATTACATAAttatagtgtatatatgtagatatatatttttcctgcttctccctttaggggtcgttACAGTGGTttgtctgcctccatcttgccctatcccttGAGTCTTCTTCTCtgacaccaactgtcctcattcagaacatccatgaaccttttctgtggtcttcctcttttactCCTGCCCAGCAgttccatcttcaacatccatccattttctaccgctttatcctccacaggagagtcacggggggtgctgtgccaatctcagctgacatagggtgacatcctttgtccaatataatctcCATCCCTCCTTGCACATGACCAAacctctcttactttatttcctaactgttcaacctgagctgtcccttaAATATGCTTATCTCTAATCCTGTCCATTATGTACCTAATCTTCTGTTGTTCAGGGTCTAGCACAACTAGAAACACTAACATTGTagataatattttgtttatgaaaatgacaaaaaacaggAACTTACCAACAAACAACTTGACATCACTCACACTGAAATCTGGGTCTGGCATTCTGCAATAGAGAAGAAATGTCTTTTTACATCTCTGCTCCCTCCAGATACAGAGACATGTGTATTACTATCTATTGGACGTATTTCAAATttgaaaagataaaataaaataagataattcAATGAATAAACAGTAAAAGGAACTTGACTCACTGTAGGCCAAGGCCATCAGCTCTATCAAAGACAATGGGATCCCTGAGCCCTTCCTTCTGAATGTattcaaatgtaaaatctgGAGTGGACATGCACACAGAAACAGTGAGGcaggaaaacattaaaacaaaatccaaaaaaacaacagcacacatCTGGTGATATGGCAtcaataaaagtaaatgtttcatttcaccTTTGCCGTCCATGTGTTTGACCAATTCAGTGCCGAACCTTTCGCATTGCAACTTTTCATCCAGGTCAAACGTCCGTTTACCTTCAATTTCATCATCTGAGATCCCATCGTCCTGGTAACGGCGCCGCGTACCTGTACGCTGAGGACCAAATACAAAGTCTTTTAACCTTTCcttcacaaacagacaaaattaTTTGTAGagagcaacaaaaaaagacaggag
Coding sequences within it:
- the kdm2ab gene encoding lysine-specific demethylase 2A, encoding MEDPHTRYSKRLRTGTRRRYQDDGISDDEIEGKRTFDLDEKLQCERFGTELVKHMDGKDFTFEYIQKEGLRDPIVFDRADGLGLQMPDPDFSVSDVKLFVGSRRIVDVMDVNTQKGIEMSMAQWRRYYETPPSEREKLYNVISLEFSHTRLENLVKRPASVDLIDWVDNMWPRHLKERQRDSTNAIIDMHYPKVQKYCLMSVQGCFTDFHIDFGGTSVWYHILRGEKVFWLIPPSPQNLEMYENWVLSGKQGDIFLGDKCHDCQRILLHQGNTFIIPSGWIHAVYTPQDTLVFGGNFLHSFNIPMQLNIYSIEDRTRVPAKFRYPFYYEMCWYVLERYLYCLTNISHLTPEFQKYSLGTGLTPPHDNNHPGNGTVNEDEIDTEKPAVKEEVKEENEVYPVTKPQHLLTPFEMEGLGNLLGKLEELPAHKKCVPVGIRNAAALLEDMRAVLKEHANDNAKLSYTGEPIVKWPERPSWYQPPIPPQPILCRPRLGPTLHRQLGQRPNKRSNISALRRRRVRCKRCAGCCRKECGNCQFCHDMRKFGGPGRMKKGCITRQCLAPALPNTARCAICREGESDESDPSTHSLMECSVCSQIAHRRCIKEPGEGKINKDLPSCWECPKCYQGKGSGSESSSESGEESGESEASSSMPPSKLAHREGIGVGEAARRGGRNHPQSRSTAPPPSQKLLLQHQQNRKRANELELRLKKRIKLERSKLLVKQSTLDRSPRHLRSKLLSRLRSPTSRLSQGRGQGSTWASGSLHSSSVGGTRSFQQQESSHGLIFESKGEPRRGRGRGVRLRGGGAGRGIRGGRDHGDLEEESEDSSSSSTSSSSSSDEEEEREQNNGRGGDKENQPQSGRGGLTAKGEEEGSEVANQHCADEEDEEVEQDSQPRDKDNSYLKVTLQRPTRAKQDPSAIVPKLEAIAPQTATSTIHNQTKALARPPIRNHGPSSDHPSSRHTPPLTRSGHTANPTSHQERLEDSKRQRPSRPAKLSNGASCSSSSDFTHLRIPLSTLQEGGSEADRESGLSAPGCEREVWVSVFRYLSRADLCVCMAVCKNWYKWCLDKRLWTRIDLSIKRTVTPQALTGIIKRQPVTLDLSWTNISKKQLNWLIGRLPGLKDLMLAGCSWSSISALCSSGCPLLRSLDLRYADGVKDSQIRDLVSPPGCDNRSQLRTMHCLRLAGLDITDSTLRLVIRHMPHLTKLDLSHCNSLTDHSINLLTAVGSSTRNTLTELNLGGCSKLTDTCLKYLRRLSCISVLDLRGCKGVFRKACETFISELSVNTLYCLSDEKLIQRIS